The Bacteroidota bacterium genome has a window encoding:
- a CDS encoding adenylate kinase: MINLVLFGPPGAGKGTQAENLISKYNLVHISTGDVFRKNIKESTELGILAKSFMDKGQLVPDEVTIDMLKDVVDNHPEAKGFIFDGFPRTTPQAEALDVFIASKDMNISAMLALEVEDEVLVQRLLLRGKDSGRADDADESIIRNRISEYYDKTAILKDFYSAQNKYFGVDGIGTIEEIAERLYSVVDTL, translated from the coding sequence ATGATCAATCTAGTATTATTTGGACCTCCGGGGGCCGGTAAAGGAACACAGGCCGAAAATCTTATATCAAAATACAATCTGGTTCATATTTCAACCGGAGATGTTTTTAGAAAAAACATTAAAGAATCAACAGAGCTGGGGATTTTGGCAAAATCCTTTATGGATAAAGGACAATTGGTTCCTGATGAAGTAACTATTGATATGTTGAAAGATGTTGTAGATAATCATCCTGAGGCTAAAGGCTTTATTTTTGACGGTTTTCCCCGTACAACTCCACAGGCAGAAGCGTTGGATGTATTCATTGCATCGAAAGATATGAATATATCTGCAATGTTGGCTCTGGAAGTAGAGGATGAGGTACTGGTTCAACGTCTTCTTTTAAGAGGGAAAGACAGTGGTAGAGCTGATGATGCTGATGAATCAATTATCAGAAACAGAATTAGTGAGTACTATGATAAAACAGCAATTTTGAAAGATTTTTACAGTGCGCAAAATAAATATTTCGGAGTAGACGGAATCGGTACTATCGAAGAAATTGCCGAAAGATTATACTCGGTTGTTGATACTCTTTAA
- a CDS encoding outer membrane beta-barrel protein has product MKKILIITIIFFGGIFTANAQYNSFWSINWQMSQGTGTVSEYIGEFNSRGFEIEGRYFINPKIAIGGKFAWSGLYEQKERDTYKYNENLSVNSVQRRYLYSMPLMVNAAWFPMEYDQENKLYPYLSLGVGTVWTEQETDNGLYYTNKDQWSFAVNPEIGLIIKIMDNLGLNLKAGYTWGTFKSMEGSVDGKLPTIEDYGMLNYSVGMTFMY; this is encoded by the coding sequence ATGAAAAAAATATTAATCATAACAATAATATTCTTTGGCGGAATATTTACTGCCAATGCTCAGTACAACTCGTTTTGGAGTATCAATTGGCAAATGAGTCAGGGAACTGGTACAGTTAGCGAATATATCGGAGAATTTAACTCTCGTGGTTTTGAAATAGAGGGAAGGTACTTTATTAATCCTAAAATAGCTATTGGAGGAAAATTTGCATGGTCCGGTCTTTACGAACAAAAAGAAAGAGATACCTATAAGTACAATGAAAACTTATCCGTGAATTCTGTACAACGCAGATACTTATACAGTATGCCATTAATGGTTAATGCAGCATGGTTCCCAATGGAATACGATCAGGAAAATAAATTATACCCCTATTTAAGCTTAGGAGTTGGTACCGTATGGACAGAACAGGAAACCGACAATGGTTTATATTATACGAATAAAGACCAATGGTCGTTTGCTGTTAATCCTGAAATTGGACTAATTATTAAAATAATGGATAATTTAGGTCTAAACCTAAAAGCCGGATATACCTGGGGAACTTTCAAATCTATGGAAGGAAGTGTAGACGGTAAACTTCCAACTATCGAAGACTATGGTATGTTAAATTACTCTGTAGGGATGACATTTATGTACTAA
- the hpt gene encoding hypoxanthine phosphoribosyltransferase — translation MKNEVTLHDKTFEIFIHKDEISGAIERLVKEVETEIGDENPLFIGVLNGSFLVVADFVRQYKYNCEVSFVKMASYVGTGTTGEVKTLLGINEDLKGRTVVILEDIVDTGNTLEKLIDIFEDKELKALKIVTLFYKPEAYKKDHKIDYVGIEIENKFIVGYGLDYDGWGRNLPHIYQLKE, via the coding sequence TTATTCATAAAGATGAAATTTCAGGGGCTATCGAACGTTTGGTTAAGGAAGTTGAAACAGAAATAGGAGATGAGAATCCCTTATTTATTGGAGTTTTAAATGGCTCGTTTTTAGTTGTAGCTGATTTTGTACGTCAGTATAAATACAACTGTGAAGTATCTTTTGTGAAGATGGCGTCGTATGTTGGAACGGGTACTACGGGAGAAGTAAAGACTTTATTGGGGATAAATGAAGATTTGAAAGGAAGAACAGTTGTGATTCTGGAAGATATAGTAGATACCGGAAATACTCTTGAAAAGTTAATTGATATTTTCGAAGACAAGGAGTTAAAAGCACTGAAAATAGTAACCTTATTTTATAAACCTGAAGCCTATAAGAAGGATCATAAGATTGATTATGTGGGGATAGAAATTGAAAATAAATTCATCGTCGGTTATGGACTTGATTATGATGGTTGGGGAAGGAATTTACCGCATATTTACCAGCTAAAGGAATAG
- a CDS encoding DUF4136 domain-containing protein, which yields MRKRFIIFGIALASMTTSCYGPDNTIYTEDLDVIYSQKKEGYDFNTGEHGNKKELYALSDTVSYIDSKGDPYKIPDEDGNGHENLSVEEAVKMIGAVRSNMNNLGWREFTDDISNPPTEEDIDDLKALVLMNIVTSKTTYVGGGYYPGYPGWGWGYPWYGWSPWIPYYYSYSLGSVIVTMVEPLDPSDSRTTDDVNSQLIWETVLSGFIRNGIEIDYIVGGIDQGFDQSSEYLQR from the coding sequence ATGCGAAAAAGATTTATAATTTTTGGAATAGCACTTGCTTCGATGACTACAAGTTGTTACGGTCCGGATAACACAATTTACACCGAAGACCTTGACGTGATATATTCACAAAAAAAAGAAGGTTATGACTTTAACACCGGAGAGCATGGCAATAAAAAGGAACTATACGCACTGTCGGATACCGTAAGTTATATAGATTCTAAGGGAGACCCTTACAAAATACCTGATGAAGATGGGAATGGCCACGAAAATTTATCGGTTGAAGAGGCTGTGAAAATGATTGGAGCTGTAAGATCAAATATGAACAATCTTGGCTGGAGGGAATTTACAGACGATATTTCAAACCCACCAACAGAGGAAGATATCGATGATTTAAAAGCCCTGGTATTGATGAACATCGTGACAAGCAAAACAACTTATGTAGGCGGAGGATATTACCCAGGATACCCCGGATGGGGATGGGGATACCCCTGGTATGGATGGTCGCCATGGATACCATACTACTATAGTTATTCTTTAGGTTCAGTTATTGTAACTATGGTAGAGCCATTAGATCCATCGGATAGCAGAACTACCGACGATGTAAATTCACAATTGATATGGGAAACAGTTCTAAGTGGATTTATTAGAAATGGAATTGAAATCGATTATATCGTAGGAGGTATAGATCAGGGTTTTGACCAATCATCGGAATATTTACAGAGATAA
- a CDS encoding porin family protein gives MRKILLLLLIFFSIQAKSQVLIALLFGDKLNQPGIEFGLEGGFNWSTMSGLETDSYLRSWNLGFYFDFKMKNQWHLYTGVLVKAKKGIGNLSKGDLSVLNASLHTSINGSPIEGDYNQTLNYFLVPALARYYFKHNIYAELGPQFGLLHRGWIEFNSDIKGMDATVKEYNGELINKFDMGLMGGIGYKTLGGTGWSYGVKYYYGFIDVYKDIPKTKNSSIFIKVNIPIGIGDKEKAEEDLSTF, from the coding sequence GTATTAATAGCTTTATTATTTGGTGATAAACTAAACCAACCGGGTATTGAATTCGGTTTGGAGGGCGGATTTAACTGGTCCACAATGTCAGGATTAGAAACAGATTCTTATCTGAGATCCTGGAATCTTGGGTTTTATTTCGACTTCAAGATGAAAAATCAATGGCATTTATACACAGGAGTGTTGGTAAAAGCAAAAAAAGGTATTGGTAACCTTAGCAAAGGTGATTTATCAGTGTTAAACGCTTCACTACACACCAGTATTAATGGCAGTCCAATAGAAGGGGATTACAATCAAACATTAAACTACTTTCTGGTTCCTGCTTTGGCCAGATATTATTTCAAACATAATATTTACGCAGAGCTCGGTCCGCAATTCGGACTATTACATAGAGGATGGATTGAATTTAACTCAGATATTAAAGGTATGGATGCTACTGTTAAAGAATATAACGGGGAGCTAATCAATAAATTCGATATGGGATTAATGGGCGGTATAGGGTATAAAACTCTTGGAGGCACGGGATGGTCGTATGGCGTTAAATATTATTACGGTTTTATTGATGTATACAAAGATATTCCTAAAACAAAAAACAGCTCTATTTTCATAAAAGTAAACATTCCGATAGGTATCGGAGATAAGGAAAAAGCAGAAGAAGACCTCTCAACTTTCTAA
- the obgE gene encoding GTPase ObgE encodes MAQRSQFVDYVKVNCRSGRGGAGSAHLYRDRLTAKGGPDGGDGGRGGHVIVRGNKNLWTLLEFRFKKHVKAGHGASGGPSQSTGSQGEDLILEVPLGTIIKDGETGEFMFEVTEDGQEGVLLEGGKGGMGNVHFKSSTNQTPRFAQSGLPGSEAWRILELKVLADVGLVGFPNAGKSTLLSVVSAAKPKIADYEFTTLTPNLGIVKYRNHRSFIMADIPGIIEGAAEGKGIGHRFLRHIERNSSLLFLVPADAIDIKKEYEILLNELRKFNPELLDKQRILAISKADMLDDELIEEMKADLPEDIKTVFISSVAQSGLTELKDMLWEQLNG; translated from the coding sequence ATGGCTCAACGTTCACAATTCGTCGATTATGTAAAAGTAAACTGCCGATCCGGTCGTGGTGGAGCAGGTTCAGCTCATTTATATAGAGATAGACTTACTGCCAAAGGAGGACCCGACGGAGGTGACGGTGGTAGAGGAGGACATGTTATTGTAAGGGGTAATAAAAACCTTTGGACCTTACTTGAGTTCAGGTTCAAAAAACATGTAAAAGCCGGACACGGAGCTAGTGGAGGTCCTAGTCAGTCGACAGGATCCCAGGGTGAGGACCTTATTTTAGAAGTGCCTTTGGGAACTATTATCAAGGATGGAGAAACAGGTGAGTTTATGTTCGAAGTAACAGAAGACGGGCAGGAAGGTGTTTTGCTTGAAGGAGGAAAAGGCGGTATGGGTAATGTTCACTTTAAATCTTCAACAAATCAAACTCCGCGATTTGCTCAATCCGGTCTCCCCGGTTCTGAAGCATGGCGTATTCTTGAGTTAAAAGTTTTGGCTGATGTTGGATTGGTTGGATTTCCTAATGCAGGTAAGTCAACGTTGTTGTCGGTAGTCAGTGCCGCAAAACCTAAGATTGCCGATTATGAATTTACTACATTAACTCCAAACCTGGGGATAGTAAAATATAGAAATCACAGATCTTTTATTATGGCCGATATTCCGGGGATAATTGAAGGTGCTGCCGAAGGAAAAGGAATCGGGCATAGATTTTTAAGACATATTGAAAGGAATTCGTCATTATTATTTTTGGTGCCTGCTGATGCAATTGATATTAAAAAAGAATATGAAATTCTGCTTAACGAATTAAGGAAGTTTAATCCGGAATTATTGGATAAGCAAAGAATTTTGGCAATTTCAAAAGCAGATATGCTTGATGATGAGTTGATTGAAGAAATGAAAGCTGATTTGCCGGAAGATATAAAAACTGTTTTTATATCGTCTGTGGCACAAAGCGGCCTGACTGAATTGAAAGATATGCTTTGGGAACAGTTGAACGGTTAA
- the menC gene encoding o-succinylbenzoate synthase, which translates to MKAHYLKYNLDFKMPAGTSRGVLKKKETFFIRIDDGERTGIGECSVFRGLSYDDKPDYEQKLQWLCENINLGEEKLLDVFKKYPSIQFGIEMAFLDLRANRPMELFPSEFTAGHDSININGLIWMGDSKFMLQQIEKKLEDGFNCIKMKIGAIDFEHELTLIKKIRKQFTAKEIELRVDANGAFSPEDALEKLKNLSDYDIHSIEQPIKQGQVEEMAKLCVSSPLDIALDEELIGVIDIIEKERLLKTIKPQYIILKPSLAGGIKGSSEWIELAEKYGISWWITSALESNIGLNAIAQWTYTLNNTLPQGLGTGSLFTNNFDSPLVVENGKLGYNSDTDWKLPEF; encoded by the coding sequence ATCAAAGCACATTACCTAAAATATAATCTGGATTTTAAGATGCCCGCCGGTACTTCGCGGGGAGTATTGAAAAAAAAAGAAACTTTTTTCATTAGGATAGATGATGGGGAAAGAACGGGTATTGGTGAATGTTCGGTATTTAGGGGTTTAAGTTATGATGATAAGCCCGATTATGAGCAAAAGCTGCAATGGCTTTGCGAAAATATCAATTTAGGAGAAGAAAAGCTGTTAGATGTATTTAAAAAATATCCCTCTATTCAATTTGGAATAGAGATGGCGTTTCTTGATCTACGTGCAAATAGGCCAATGGAATTATTTCCTTCGGAGTTTACCGCAGGGCATGACTCAATCAATATCAACGGACTAATTTGGATGGGCGATTCAAAATTTATGCTCCAACAAATTGAGAAAAAGCTTGAAGATGGTTTTAATTGCATTAAAATGAAGATCGGTGCAATTGATTTTGAGCATGAATTAACTTTAATTAAGAAGATCAGAAAGCAATTTACGGCTAAAGAAATTGAGCTTAGGGTAGATGCTAACGGAGCTTTTTCGCCCGAAGATGCACTTGAAAAACTTAAAAACCTGTCTGATTATGATATCCACTCTATAGAACAGCCAATAAAGCAGGGACAGGTTGAAGAAATGGCAAAATTATGTGTGTCTTCACCTCTTGATATAGCCTTGGATGAGGAGTTAATAGGAGTTATTGATATTATAGAAAAAGAACGATTACTTAAAACTATAAAACCACAGTACATAATTCTCAAACCCAGTTTGGCAGGGGGTATAAAAGGATCTTCGGAATGGATTGAACTTGCAGAAAAATATGGAATATCGTGGTGGATAACATCGGCACTGGAGAGTAATATTGGATTAAATGCTATTGCCCAGTGGACATATACATTAAACAATACCCTGCCGCAAGGTCTGGGAACCGGTTCTCTCTTTACCAATAATTTTGATTCGCCTCTGGTTGTGGAAAATGGTAAGCTTGGCTATAATTCTGATACAGACTGGAAGTTGCCTGAGTTTTAA